The proteins below are encoded in one region of Nocardioides marmorisolisilvae:
- a CDS encoding MurT ligase domain-containing protein yields the protein MEAPILVPHPAPSPFDARLRTALTAGRSAAWLSRRLAGGGGGVIGGRVVLRMVPDAPERLSRDRTVVLVSGTNGKSTTTAMLRSALAGRYPTTSNLDGANTGPGLVTALADVGSHAVLETDEGWLPWAVRRTRPAIAVLLNLSRDQLDRHPEVQGLAAAWRSALAEVPLVVANADDPAVVWAASAAQRQIWVGAGQSWQHDAVVCPACGALLRRDRDHWSCRCGLARPEPTWTARGSEVAWHGHPLAVTLDLPGPVNLANAAMALATATAAGVPVAEGARSLAGLEQVSGRYAVFTRGDHQVRLLLAKNPAGWQSALRMIGASQRPVVLGFNAEGVDGRDPSWLYDVNFAALRHRPVAVFGRRGSDMSVRLLVDCVPQVGQFERLDGALHRLPAGPVDLVANYTAFRDAFRELAA from the coding sequence ATGGAAGCACCGATCCTCGTCCCCCACCCGGCCCCGAGCCCCTTCGACGCACGGCTGCGCACGGCGCTGACCGCCGGACGCTCGGCGGCCTGGCTGTCGCGGCGCCTCGCCGGCGGCGGTGGCGGGGTCATCGGTGGACGCGTGGTGCTGCGGATGGTGCCGGACGCGCCCGAGCGGCTGTCCCGCGACCGGACGGTGGTGCTGGTCAGCGGCACCAACGGCAAGTCGACGACGACGGCGATGCTGCGCAGCGCTCTGGCGGGCCGCTACCCGACGACGAGCAACCTGGACGGCGCGAACACCGGACCGGGCCTGGTCACCGCGCTCGCAGACGTGGGCAGCCACGCGGTGCTCGAGACTGACGAGGGCTGGCTGCCCTGGGCGGTCCGCCGTACTCGACCCGCGATCGCCGTGCTGTTGAACCTCAGCCGTGACCAGCTGGACCGGCACCCGGAGGTGCAGGGCCTGGCTGCCGCTTGGCGCTCCGCTCTCGCCGAGGTGCCACTGGTGGTGGCCAACGCCGACGATCCTGCGGTGGTGTGGGCGGCGTCGGCGGCGCAGCGACAGATCTGGGTCGGCGCGGGCCAGTCCTGGCAGCACGACGCCGTGGTCTGCCCGGCGTGCGGCGCGCTGCTCCGTCGCGATCGTGACCACTGGTCCTGCCGGTGCGGGCTCGCCCGCCCGGAGCCGACCTGGACGGCGCGCGGCTCGGAGGTTGCGTGGCACGGGCACCCGCTGGCCGTCACGTTGGACCTGCCCGGCCCGGTGAACCTGGCCAACGCGGCGATGGCGCTCGCGACCGCCACCGCTGCGGGAGTGCCGGTCGCCGAGGGCGCTCGCAGTCTCGCCGGCCTCGAGCAGGTCTCGGGCAGGTACGCCGTGTTCACCCGGGGCGACCACCAGGTCCGGCTGCTGCTGGCGAAGAACCCGGCCGGCTGGCAGAGCGCCCTGCGGATGATCGGCGCCTCGCAGCGGCCGGTCGTGCTGGGCTTCAACGCCGAGGGGGTCGACGGGCGCGACCCCTCGTGGCTCTACGACGTGAACTTCGCCGCGCTGAGGCATCGTCCGGTGGCGGTGTTCGGACGTCGGGGCAGCGATATGTCGGTCCGGCTGCTCGTCGACTGTGTGCCGCAGGTCGGCCAGTTCGAGCGGCTGGACGGCGCCCTGCACCGGCTCCCCGCCGGGCCGGTCGACCTGGTCGCCAACTACACCGCCTTCCGCGACGCGTTCCGGGAGCTCGCGGCGTGA
- a CDS encoding ATP-binding cassette domain-containing protein: MNYIRADRRSDWMLGMALVEARGLAKNYGGKPAVNDLSFEVRPGSVTGFLGPNGAGKSTTMRLMLGLDSGAGTTTFDGRPFTSLTQPMRHVGALLEAKPFHPTRKARNHLRMLAAANRIPVSRVDAVLDQLGLAEVAQKKPRTFSLGMGQRLGLAAALLGDPHTLILDEPANGLDPQGIQWMRQLLRHLAGEGRSVFVSSHLLSEMALMADELVVIGRGRLIASGPVADFLKTSRGNAVLVRTPQATELAGLLTGRAGVHVSGGTGELRVTGATTQEIGDLAFEHRIRLHELAAQTATLEEAFLEATSGSEEFQAHEVHQATSAGTTPGSESR, from the coding sequence GTGAACTACATCCGGGCCGACCGCCGCTCTGATTGGATGCTCGGCATGGCACTGGTCGAGGCGCGGGGACTTGCGAAGAACTACGGAGGCAAGCCCGCGGTCAACGACCTGTCCTTCGAGGTGAGACCGGGGTCGGTCACCGGCTTCCTCGGGCCGAACGGCGCCGGCAAGTCGACGACGATGCGGTTGATGCTCGGCCTGGACAGCGGCGCCGGTACGACGACCTTCGACGGCCGACCGTTCACGTCGCTGACCCAGCCGATGCGTCATGTCGGCGCGTTGCTCGAGGCCAAGCCGTTCCACCCCACCCGCAAGGCTCGCAACCACCTGCGGATGCTGGCCGCGGCCAACCGGATCCCGGTCAGCCGGGTGGACGCGGTGCTCGACCAGCTCGGCCTCGCAGAGGTCGCCCAGAAGAAGCCACGGACGTTCTCCCTCGGCATGGGGCAGCGGCTGGGCCTGGCGGCGGCGCTGCTCGGCGACCCGCACACCCTGATCCTCGACGAGCCTGCCAACGGCCTCGACCCCCAGGGGATCCAGTGGATGCGCCAGCTGCTCAGACACCTCGCCGGCGAGGGGCGGTCGGTGTTCGTCTCCAGTCACCTGCTCTCGGAGATGGCCCTGATGGCCGACGAGCTCGTGGTGATCGGTCGTGGCCGGCTGATCGCCAGCGGTCCGGTCGCGGACTTCCTCAAGACCTCGCGCGGCAACGCCGTACTCGTCCGCACGCCGCAGGCCACCGAGCTCGCCGGTCTCCTCACCGGCCGTGCCGGCGTGCATGTCAGCGGTGGGACCGGCGAGCTGCGCGTCACCGGCGCGACCACCCAGGAGATCGGGGACCTCGCCTTCGAGCACCGGATCCGGCTGCATGAGCTGGCCGCCCAGACCGCGACCTTGGAGGAGGCGTTCCTGGAGGCGACCTCCGGCTCCGAGGAGTTCCAGGCCCACGAGGTCCACCAGGCGACATCTGCCGGCACCACACCGGGAAGCGAGTCTCGCTGA
- a CDS encoding CARDB domain-containing protein: MFPASTRRATRALALAIGAVTAATLAITAAQASTPEEGSVSDTGTVTSWGGGPFVAANVTAQVNGTPDCSVPQSCDDFTLHVSTPAGYDTGHELKIDVSWTNSAADFDVYVLDASGNLVGTAASSADPEEVVLPPTTGTYTVRVVPFAPLGESYSATAALVATPADSPPGTDTPPGFHNYTAPSSFTDANNAGEPSIGTNWKSDATLFQSYLSTYKVDFDDSVSPARAAWSDVSATASNGCPQGGTTSLDPILFTDHATGRTFESQLSGQDSLTCWTDDDGATWFPSQGGGIPSGVDHQTIGGGPFSAGGVGALPTSTYPNAVYYCSQDIATAFCATSRDGGTTFGPGVSTYSLLDCGGLHGHVKVAPDGTAYLPNKGCGNNAAVVTSTDDGSSWTVHKVPGSSTSDADPSVGIGANGTTYFGYVGSDGRPAVAVSHDRGETWSTPQHVGTEFGINNAVFPAMVAGDDDRAALAFIGTPTDGNYQDAANFDGVWHLYVATTYDGGKTWQTSDATPNDPVQRGSICTGGTTCGSDRNLLDFIDATVDRTGHIEVAYADGCIKTCVTDASETSGAGPADAQAAYATIARQSSGMPLFSQYDPTTNLTLSSLNVSDQSGQFVAKVGVTNSGNQPVDAFDVQVLDNRKPVGDVGTSLDPGRSTTLTFRWKATGGGHTVTAVVDPLNLVTESDESDNKQVQVVTQ; the protein is encoded by the coding sequence ATGTTTCCTGCTTCAACTCGGCGCGCCACGCGCGCACTGGCACTGGCGATCGGCGCTGTCACGGCAGCCACCCTCGCCATCACCGCCGCACAGGCGAGCACTCCGGAAGAGGGCTCCGTGTCCGACACCGGCACCGTGACCAGCTGGGGTGGGGGGCCTTTCGTGGCCGCCAACGTCACCGCGCAGGTCAACGGCACCCCGGACTGCTCGGTGCCACAGTCCTGTGACGACTTCACTCTGCACGTGTCGACGCCGGCCGGCTACGACACCGGCCATGAGTTGAAGATCGACGTCTCATGGACCAATAGTGCCGCGGACTTCGATGTCTACGTGCTCGATGCGAGCGGCAACCTGGTCGGGACGGCGGCCTCGAGCGCGGACCCCGAGGAGGTCGTGCTGCCGCCGACCACCGGCACCTACACCGTCCGGGTCGTCCCGTTCGCGCCCCTCGGTGAGTCCTACTCCGCCACGGCCGCGCTGGTCGCGACGCCGGCCGATTCCCCGCCAGGCACCGACACGCCTCCGGGGTTCCACAACTACACCGCGCCGTCGTCCTTCACCGACGCCAACAACGCCGGGGAACCGTCGATCGGCACCAACTGGAAGTCGGACGCCACCCTCTTCCAGTCCTACCTCTCGACATACAAGGTCGACTTCGACGACAGCGTGTCCCCCGCACGGGCCGCCTGGAGCGACGTGAGCGCGACCGCGTCGAACGGCTGCCCCCAGGGCGGCACGACGTCGCTGGACCCGATCCTGTTCACCGACCACGCCACCGGCCGGACCTTCGAGTCCCAGCTCTCCGGCCAGGACTCGCTGACCTGCTGGACCGACGACGACGGTGCGACCTGGTTCCCCTCGCAAGGCGGTGGCATCCCCAGCGGCGTCGACCACCAGACCATCGGTGGCGGCCCCTTCAGCGCTGGCGGGGTGGGTGCGCTGCCGACCTCCACCTACCCGAACGCGGTCTACTACTGCAGCCAGGACATCGCAACGGCGTTCTGTGCCACCTCACGAGACGGCGGGACCACCTTCGGTCCTGGCGTGTCCACCTACAGCCTGCTCGACTGCGGCGGCCTGCACGGGCACGTGAAGGTCGCCCCGGACGGCACCGCCTACCTGCCCAACAAGGGGTGCGGCAACAACGCGGCGGTGGTGACCTCCACCGACGACGGCTCCAGCTGGACGGTCCACAAGGTGCCGGGCAGCTCGACCAGTGACGCCGACCCCTCGGTGGGCATCGGCGCCAATGGCACCACGTACTTCGGATACGTCGGCTCCGACGGCCGGCCCGCGGTCGCGGTCAGCCACGACCGCGGCGAGACCTGGTCGACCCCGCAGCATGTGGGGACCGAGTTCGGGATCAACAACGCCGTGTTCCCGGCGATGGTTGCCGGCGACGACGACAGGGCGGCGCTGGCCTTCATCGGGACACCCACCGACGGCAACTACCAGGACGCCGCCAACTTCGACGGGGTGTGGCACCTCTACGTGGCCACCACCTACGACGGCGGCAAGACCTGGCAGACCTCGGACGCGACTCCCAACGACCCGGTGCAGCGCGGCTCGATCTGTACCGGTGGGACCACCTGCGGCAGCGACCGCAACCTGCTGGACTTCATCGACGCCACGGTCGATAGGACCGGGCACATCGAGGTCGCGTACGCCGACGGGTGCATCAAGACCTGTGTGACCGACGCGAGCGAGACCAGCGGCGCCGGGCCCGCCGACGCCCAAGCCGCCTATGCGACGATCGCCCGGCAGAGCAGCGGCATGCCCCTGTTCTCCCAGTACGACCCGACCACGAACCTCACCCTGAGCTCTCTGAACGTGTCCGACCAATCGGGGCAGTTCGTGGCGAAGGTCGGGGTGACGAACTCCGGGAACCAGCCGGTCGACGCATTCGACGTTCAAGTCCTCGACAACCGCAAGCCTGTCGGCGATGTCGGCACCTCGCTCGACCCGGGCAGGTCCACCACCCTGACCTTCAGGTGGAAGGCGACCGGCGGTGGCCACACGGTAACCGCCGTGGTCGACCCGCTGAACCTGGTCACCGAGTCCGACGAGTCGGACAACAAGCAGGTCCAGGTAGTCACCCAGTGA
- a CDS encoding AMP-binding protein has translation MESYAAGETEPALLEATIGANFERAVAAYGGSEALVECATGRRWTYTELDRAVDDVARGLIAAGLRKGDRVGMWAPNCAEWTITQYATAKIGAILVNVNPSYRTHEFSYAVNQSGMRMLVSASAFKTSDYRKMVEDTSAETPNLERVVFCDTDDWAALIEEGRGLAEDAVAERMAQLAPDEPINIQYTSGTTGYPKGATLSHRNILNNGYNVTGLMGFTDADRLAIAVPFYHCFGMVMGNLGCTSRGATMVIPAPGFDPELTLRAVEDEKCTAVYGVPTMFIAMQNHPKFADFDLSTLRTGCMAGSLCPVDAMKRCIDDMNMGEVCIAYGMTETSPVSTQTRVDDDLDRRTATVGRVHPHVEIKVVDPAGGETVERGEAGEFCTRGYSVMLGYWPLDAEEGREKTREAIDADGWMHTGDLAVMREDGYCTIVGRIKDMVIRGGENIYPSEVEAFLYSHPDVEDVSVIGVPDEKYGEELCAWVRMRAGAEPLDADRVREFAIGKIAHYKIPRYVMVVEEFPMTVTGKIRKVQMREESTAALGLTAPAS, from the coding sequence ATGGAGTCCTATGCAGCCGGTGAGACCGAGCCCGCCCTTCTCGAGGCGACCATCGGGGCCAACTTCGAGCGCGCCGTCGCGGCGTACGGCGGCAGCGAGGCGCTGGTCGAGTGCGCCACCGGCCGACGCTGGACCTACACCGAGCTGGACCGGGCCGTCGACGACGTCGCCCGGGGGCTGATCGCCGCCGGTCTGCGCAAGGGTGACCGGGTCGGGATGTGGGCGCCCAACTGCGCCGAGTGGACGATCACCCAGTACGCGACGGCAAAGATCGGCGCGATCCTGGTCAACGTCAACCCCTCGTACCGCACCCACGAGTTCTCCTACGCGGTTAACCAGTCGGGCATGCGGATGTTGGTCAGCGCCTCGGCGTTCAAGACCAGCGACTACCGCAAGATGGTCGAGGACACCTCCGCGGAGACCCCGAACCTCGAGCGCGTGGTGTTCTGCGACACCGACGACTGGGCGGCGCTCATCGAGGAGGGAAGGGGGCTGGCCGAGGACGCGGTCGCGGAACGGATGGCGCAGCTGGCGCCCGATGAGCCGATCAACATCCAGTACACCTCCGGCACCACCGGCTACCCCAAGGGCGCCACCTTGAGCCACCGCAACATCTTGAACAACGGCTACAACGTGACCGGTCTGATGGGCTTCACCGACGCCGACCGACTTGCGATCGCGGTGCCGTTCTACCACTGCTTCGGCATGGTGATGGGCAACCTGGGCTGCACCTCGCGGGGCGCGACCATGGTCATCCCCGCGCCGGGCTTCGACCCCGAGCTGACGCTGCGTGCGGTCGAGGATGAGAAGTGCACCGCGGTGTACGGCGTGCCGACGATGTTCATCGCTATGCAGAACCACCCGAAGTTCGCCGACTTCGACCTGTCGACGCTGCGCACCGGTTGCATGGCCGGTTCGCTGTGCCCGGTGGATGCGATGAAGCGCTGCATCGACGATATGAACATGGGCGAGGTGTGCATCGCCTACGGGATGACCGAGACCTCACCGGTGTCCACCCAGACCAGGGTCGACGACGACCTCGACCGGCGTACCGCCACCGTCGGTCGCGTGCACCCGCACGTGGAGATCAAGGTCGTCGACCCGGCCGGCGGGGAGACGGTCGAGCGCGGCGAGGCCGGCGAGTTCTGCACCCGCGGCTACAGCGTGATGCTGGGCTACTGGCCCCTCGACGCCGAGGAGGGCCGCGAGAAGACCCGGGAGGCCATCGACGCGGATGGCTGGATGCACACCGGCGACCTCGCGGTGATGCGCGAGGACGGCTACTGCACGATCGTCGGCCGGATCAAGGACATGGTGATCCGCGGTGGGGAGAACATCTACCCCAGCGAGGTCGAGGCCTTCCTGTACAGCCACCCCGACGTCGAGGACGTGTCTGTGATCGGGGTCCCCGACGAGAAGTACGGCGAGGAGTTGTGCGCCTGGGTGCGGATGCGTGCGGGTGCCGAGCCGCTGGACGCGGACCGGGTCCGGGAGTTCGCCATCGGCAAGATCGCGCACTACAAGATCCCGCGCTACGTGATGGTGGTCGAGGAGTTCCCGATGACGGTGACCGGGAAGATCCGCAAGGTGCAGATGCGCGAGGAGTCCACGGCCGCGCTCGGGCTGACCGCGCCTGCCTCCTGA
- a CDS encoding DUF885 domain-containing protein has translation MTDEINALAADYFEAMMVAEPTWAHLLGDYRYADRFEDATRAHEDERIAELTAFAERVRAVPEEALDADGRITRGVLLSDATTRADLASARLAEVAADPIFGPQVMVSVYAGMLGVPDAEVAEKVLTKVAAIGEHFAQLAQRQREGVDSGRVSARFAVEGTIAQIDAALVVPADQDPLVGAVQLPGDVDADRWRARAAEAVQRSLRPGMTAFRDVLRDEVSPHARSDDAAGLCHLPDGAAAYDAALRYFTTTSLSAQQIHDVGLAQIEKLAEEYRELGGSALGTSDLAEVLDRMRTDPALHFESADEMVRASEVAMRRAWEAMGDWFEVLPQAPCAVEGVTSGPKAYYFPPAKDGSRGGTFFINVDDPTSWGTFELESMAFHEGIPGHHLQLAIADELPDSVPAIRKYAETAAYAEGWGLYTERLADEMGLYSSPIDRLGMLAADSMRACRLVVDTGLHALGWSRQQAVDYMVANSPLRETMVRPEIDRYIVHPGQATSYMIGRLEIQRMRREAEARPGFDIKRFHSAVLDSGTLPLEVLDQVVRARL, from the coding sequence GTGACCGACGAGATCAACGCGCTGGCGGCCGATTACTTCGAGGCGATGATGGTCGCCGAGCCGACCTGGGCGCACCTGCTCGGCGACTACCGGTACGCCGACCGCTTCGAGGACGCGACCCGGGCCCACGAGGACGAGCGCATCGCCGAGCTGACCGCCTTCGCCGAACGGGTGCGGGCGGTTCCCGAGGAGGCCCTCGACGCCGATGGGCGGATCACCCGTGGCGTGCTGCTCAGCGACGCGACGACCCGGGCCGACCTGGCATCGGCCCGACTGGCCGAGGTGGCCGCCGACCCCATCTTCGGGCCCCAGGTGATGGTCTCGGTGTACGCCGGGATGCTCGGGGTCCCCGACGCGGAGGTCGCGGAGAAGGTGCTCACCAAGGTGGCGGCCATCGGCGAGCACTTCGCGCAGTTGGCGCAGCGGCAGCGCGAGGGGGTGGACTCCGGTCGGGTCTCCGCCCGGTTCGCCGTCGAGGGCACCATCGCCCAGATCGACGCCGCCCTCGTCGTACCGGCGGACCAGGACCCCCTCGTCGGCGCCGTCCAGCTGCCCGGAGACGTCGACGCAGATCGGTGGCGCGCGAGGGCCGCCGAGGCCGTGCAGCGCTCGCTGCGTCCCGGGATGACCGCCTTCCGCGACGTGCTGCGCGACGAGGTGTCCCCGCACGCACGCTCGGACGACGCCGCGGGACTGTGCCACCTGCCCGACGGTGCGGCGGCGTACGACGCGGCGCTGCGCTACTTCACCACCACGTCGCTGTCGGCCCAGCAGATCCACGACGTCGGGCTCGCCCAGATCGAGAAGCTGGCCGAGGAGTACCGCGAGCTCGGCGGCAGCGCGCTCGGCACCAGCGACCTGGCAGAGGTGCTCGACCGGATGCGCACCGACCCGGCGCTGCACTTCGAGAGCGCCGACGAGATGGTCCGGGCCAGCGAGGTCGCGATGCGGCGCGCCTGGGAGGCGATGGGCGACTGGTTCGAGGTGCTGCCGCAGGCACCGTGTGCCGTCGAAGGCGTGACCAGCGGCCCGAAGGCCTACTACTTCCCGCCGGCCAAGGACGGCAGCCGCGGGGGCACGTTCTTCATCAACGTCGACGACCCGACGTCCTGGGGCACCTTCGAGCTGGAGTCGATGGCCTTCCACGAGGGCATCCCCGGCCACCACCTGCAGCTCGCGATCGCCGACGAGCTGCCCGACTCGGTGCCCGCGATCCGCAAGTACGCCGAGACTGCGGCGTACGCCGAGGGCTGGGGTCTCTACACCGAGCGGCTGGCCGACGAGATGGGCCTCTACTCCTCACCGATCGACCGACTCGGCATGCTCGCCGCCGACTCGATGCGTGCCTGCCGGCTGGTGGTCGACACCGGCCTGCACGCCCTCGGCTGGAGCCGGCAGCAGGCGGTCGACTACATGGTCGCCAACTCCCCGCTGCGCGAGACCATGGTCCGGCCCGAGATCGACCGCTACATCGTCCATCCCGGGCAGGCCACGTCGTACATGATCGGCCGGCTGGAGATCCAGCGGATGCGCCGCGAGGCCGAGGCCCGGCCCGGCTTCGACATCAAGCGGTTCCACTCCGCGGTGCTCGACTCCGGCACCCTTCCGCTCGAGGTGCTCGACCAGGTGGTGCGGGCCCGGCTCTGA
- a CDS encoding cold-shock protein, with protein sequence MPTGKVKWYDAEKGFGFLSREDGDDVYVRASSLPEGVTTLRAGTRVEFGILSGRKGDQAHQVRVLDAPPSVVAAQRAATRKKPEEMVGIVEDLIRLLEGVQHAYRAGRHPDPKTARPTAKLLRGLADELDG encoded by the coding sequence GTGCCCACCGGAAAGGTCAAGTGGTACGACGCGGAGAAGGGCTTCGGCTTCCTCTCCCGCGAGGACGGCGACGACGTCTATGTCCGCGCCTCGTCGCTCCCCGAGGGCGTGACCACGCTGCGTGCCGGCACCCGGGTCGAGTTCGGCATCCTCTCGGGCCGCAAGGGCGACCAGGCTCACCAGGTGCGGGTCCTGGACGCCCCGCCCTCGGTGGTGGCCGCCCAGCGCGCCGCGACCCGGAAGAAGCCCGAGGAGATGGTCGGGATCGTCGAGGACCTGATCCGGCTGCTCGAAGGTGTCCAGCACGCCTACCGCGCCGGCCGACACCCCGACCCGAAGACCGCTCGTCCCACCGCCAAGCTGCTCCGCGGCCTGGCCGATGAGCTCGACGGCTGA
- the dapD gene encoding 2,3,4,5-tetrahydropyridine-2,6-dicarboxylate N-succinyltransferase, producing the protein MPTTSADTTPADALPETAWGFGLATVVSEGPAAGAVLDTWFPSPALGDAPDDAQAPASLTALVGEDTARRVCTEVVRKVIRLAEPPADASDTYLRLHLLSHRLVRPHGTNLDGIFGTLTNVVWTNHGPCAVDGFEEVRAALRARGPVQVLGVDKFPRMTDYVLPTGVRIADADRVRLGAHLAEGTTVMHEGFVNYNAGTLGASMVEGRISAGVVVGDGSDVGGGASIMGTLSGGGTQVISVGRRCLLGANAGVGIPLGDDCVVEAGLYVTAGTKVTVLDMDSKPKVIKALEIAGSDNVLFRRNSITGTVEAVPWKGGGIELNADLHAN; encoded by the coding sequence ATGCCGACGACATCCGCCGACACCACCCCGGCCGACGCGCTGCCCGAGACCGCGTGGGGCTTCGGCCTGGCCACCGTGGTGTCCGAGGGTCCTGCCGCCGGCGCCGTCCTGGACACCTGGTTCCCCTCCCCCGCACTCGGTGACGCCCCCGACGACGCCCAGGCACCGGCGTCGCTGACCGCGCTGGTCGGCGAGGACACCGCACGCCGGGTCTGCACCGAGGTGGTCCGGAAGGTCATCCGCCTGGCCGAGCCGCCGGCGGACGCGTCGGACACCTACCTGCGCCTGCACCTGCTCAGCCATCGGCTGGTCCGCCCGCACGGGACCAACCTCGACGGCATCTTCGGCACGCTCACCAACGTCGTGTGGACCAACCACGGGCCCTGCGCCGTGGACGGGTTCGAGGAGGTGCGTGCCGCGCTGCGTGCCCGAGGGCCGGTCCAGGTGCTCGGTGTCGACAAGTTCCCGCGGATGACCGACTACGTGCTGCCCACCGGCGTACGCATCGCCGACGCCGACCGGGTCCGCCTCGGCGCGCACCTCGCCGAGGGCACCACCGTGATGCACGAAGGGTTCGTCAACTACAACGCCGGCACCCTGGGCGCCTCGATGGTCGAAGGCCGGATCTCCGCAGGTGTCGTGGTCGGGGACGGCTCCGACGTCGGTGGCGGCGCCTCGATCATGGGCACGCTCTCCGGCGGCGGCACCCAGGTCATCTCGGTCGGCAGGCGCTGCCTGCTCGGCGCCAACGCCGGGGTCGGGATCCCGCTGGGCGACGACTGCGTCGTCGAGGCCGGCCTCTACGTCACCGCCGGCACCAAGGTGACCGTGCTCGACATGGACTCCAAGCCCAAGGTCATCAAGGCGCTGGAGATCGCCGGCTCCGACAACGTGCTGTTCCGGCGCAACTCGATCACCGGCACCGTCGAGGCCGTTCCGTGGAAGGGCGGCGGCATCGAGCTCAACGCCGACCTGCACGCCAACTAG
- a CDS encoding M48 family metallopeptidase has translation MTRNEPIRARKALTGISSRAWEHPADRGALVALRRLKGYDQVVKVLSGFFNERVVRLALLGSAVRVDERQFERLHRLLQESATALDAEQVPEMYVAASPVLNAVTIGVNKPMIVLNSALVDLLDDDQLRFVIGHELGHALSGHAVYQTLLQRLLMLSGLFAAIPLGGLGFRAVMAGLMEWSRKAELSADRAGLLATQDPATAFRTHMALASGGHLADLDSTAFLAQGQEYDESGDLRDSFIKLMLVEGQSHPFAVVRATELRRWVDSGEYTAILSGDYPQRGTDAAASVSAAAQDAARSYTDSFRRTQDSLGRMLHDAAGVAGQLKGWLDETLRRGPRDD, from the coding sequence ATGACGAGGAACGAGCCCATCCGCGCCCGCAAGGCGCTCACCGGCATCAGCTCGCGGGCGTGGGAGCACCCCGCCGACCGCGGCGCGCTGGTGGCACTGCGCAGGCTGAAGGGCTACGACCAGGTGGTCAAGGTGCTCTCCGGGTTCTTCAACGAGCGTGTGGTCCGGCTCGCGCTGCTCGGGTCGGCGGTCCGTGTCGACGAGCGCCAGTTCGAGCGGCTGCATCGGCTGCTCCAGGAGTCCGCGACCGCCCTCGACGCCGAGCAGGTCCCGGAGATGTACGTCGCCGCCAGCCCGGTCCTCAACGCTGTGACGATCGGCGTGAACAAGCCGATGATCGTGCTGAACTCCGCACTGGTGGACCTGCTCGACGACGACCAGCTCCGGTTCGTGATCGGCCACGAGCTCGGGCACGCGCTGAGTGGCCACGCCGTCTACCAGACCCTGCTGCAGCGGCTGCTGATGCTCAGCGGTCTGTTCGCGGCGATCCCGCTGGGCGGACTGGGGTTCCGCGCCGTGATGGCCGGCCTGATGGAGTGGTCGCGCAAGGCCGAGCTCTCCGCGGACCGGGCCGGGCTGCTCGCCACCCAGGACCCGGCCACCGCGTTCCGCACCCACATGGCGCTGGCGAGCGGCGGCCACCTGGCCGACCTGGACAGCACTGCATTCTTGGCGCAGGGCCAGGAGTACGACGAGTCCGGCGACCTGCGGGACTCGTTCATCAAGCTGATGTTGGTGGAGGGCCAGTCGCATCCGTTCGCCGTCGTACGCGCCACCGAGCTGCGCCGCTGGGTCGACAGCGGCGAGTACACCGCGATCCTGTCCGGTGACTACCCCCAGCGGGGCACCGACGCGGCGGCGAGCGTCTCCGCGGCTGCCCAGGACGCGGCTCGGAGCTATACCGACAGCTTCCGGCGAACGCAGGACTCGCTGGGCCGGATGCTGCACGACGCTGCCGGCGTCGCGGGCCAGCTCAAGGGGTGGCTGGACGAGACCCTGCGCCGCGGGCCACGCGACGACTGA